In a single window of the Leptospira sanjuanensis genome:
- a CDS encoding DUF4345 domain-containing protein: MQTNSLSMQRSAEGNRLLEFFSKIYIALNVLVYAGFTIGFFLVPIRLASMIGIEIKSSAALADFRAMYGGLCLGVGVVLLFGLFKEEWRRASILLAITTASGLFLGRIYTLFLDGPGNEYIYLSMATEVGAVAIGTWILQRTSK, from the coding sequence ATGCAAACCAACAGCCTATCGATGCAGCGATCCGCGGAAGGAAATCGTCTACTCGAGTTTTTTTCGAAAATTTATATCGCTTTAAACGTCTTGGTTTACGCGGGCTTTACGATCGGTTTTTTTCTCGTTCCGATTCGACTCGCTTCGATGATCGGAATCGAAATCAAAAGTTCCGCAGCGCTCGCGGATTTCAGAGCAATGTACGGCGGACTTTGTTTGGGAGTAGGCGTCGTCCTATTATTCGGATTATTCAAAGAAGAATGGCGTAGGGCCTCGATTCTGCTCGCCATCACAACCGCATCCGGTTTGTTCTTAGGAAGAATTTACACTTTGTTCTTGGACGGTCCGGGAAACGAATACATCTATTTGAGCATGGCTACCGAAGTAGGAGCGGTTGCCATCGGAACCTGGATATTACAAAGAACATCGAAGTAA
- a CDS encoding helix-turn-helix domain-containing protein, giving the protein MNDSWEWFGNAFSVFGGFLAFLLAFPELIPFKKTKFQISFAITLLCIGVLQLLNSAVCQGVFSDSAFYVRLTIPLLFASGPLAYTALAAMVEEDFRFDRKRILFWIPTIVCGIAVFLIPREESVFPWKVVSLSNASGAKSLVLFLFLASTVFSFVFGISIFRILISVKEASLRLLIRICALDFAGVSVFGALGFLYGVFFLKISSVFVSLALCGIYYVRKRYSNLEETIHVELVKAKYSRSRLGGLEIEGILARLETMMRTEKFYQDEEVSLAAVAERVSLTTHQLSELINSKLNKSFFVWLNQYRVEEAKKLLAETNKTVLEIAMEVGFNNRSSFNEAFLKLAEKTPVEYRKTAKV; this is encoded by the coding sequence ATGAACGATTCCTGGGAATGGTTCGGAAATGCCTTTTCCGTCTTCGGGGGATTTCTGGCTTTTTTGCTCGCGTTTCCGGAACTGATTCCATTCAAAAAAACTAAATTTCAAATCTCTTTCGCGATCACTCTGCTTTGTATCGGAGTTTTGCAGCTTTTGAACTCCGCCGTTTGTCAGGGAGTTTTCTCGGATTCCGCTTTCTATGTTCGCTTAACAATTCCGCTCTTGTTTGCCTCGGGGCCGCTCGCATATACGGCGTTAGCCGCAATGGTCGAGGAGGACTTTCGATTTGATCGAAAGCGAATTCTTTTTTGGATTCCGACGATCGTCTGCGGAATTGCGGTTTTTTTAATTCCTCGGGAAGAATCGGTTTTTCCCTGGAAAGTCGTGAGTCTTTCGAACGCTTCCGGCGCAAAAAGCCTCGTCTTATTTTTGTTTCTTGCTTCGACCGTATTTTCTTTCGTTTTCGGAATTTCGATTTTTCGAATTTTAATTTCGGTCAAAGAAGCTTCGCTTCGACTTTTGATCCGGATCTGCGCTTTGGACTTTGCGGGCGTTTCCGTATTCGGGGCTCTCGGATTTTTATACGGCGTTTTCTTTTTAAAAATTTCCTCCGTCTTTGTTTCTTTGGCTTTGTGCGGAATCTATTACGTACGAAAGCGCTATTCCAATTTGGAAGAAACGATCCACGTAGAATTGGTGAAGGCGAAGTATTCCCGATCGCGTCTCGGCGGATTGGAAATCGAAGGGATTCTTGCGCGTTTGGAAACGATGATGCGAACCGAAAAATTCTATCAGGATGAGGAAGTATCTCTTGCCGCCGTCGCGGAACGCGTTTCGTTGACGACTCATCAACTTTCGGAACTCATCAATAGCAAACTGAATAAGAGTTTTTTCGTATGGCTCAATCAATACAGAGTGGAAGAAGCGAAAAAACTTCTCGCGGAAACGAATAAGACCGTTTTAGAAATCGCGATGGAAGTCGGATTCAACAATCGATCCTCTTTCAACGAAGCCTTTTTAAAGCTCGCCGAAAAAACTCCCGTCGAATATCGAAAAACCGCAAAGGTCTGA